GTGGAGCCGTATCATCAGAAAAACCGGAAGAAACATGGAGAATATCTACCCCGCATGCTTCAAGAGTTCGGCCAATGTTCAAACCGTCATCAAGTGAAGGCTCGTTCCCACCCATCCGGTACCCGATGATAAAATGGTCTCCCACCCTACTCCTGATGCCTTGCACAATCTCGCACGCCAGCCTCATTCTGGCATTGATGCTTCCTCCGTACCCGTCTTTGCGATGATTGAGCACAGAAGAGGCGAACTGGCTTAACAGATATCCATGCACGCCATGTATTTCCACACCATCCAAGCCGGCTTCGTGTATTCTTTCAGCGGAACGGATAAATTCTTCCCTCGTCCGGTCTATTTCTTCAAGGGTCATGGTTCGGGCACTGGTGTTGCTGTTTCGATATTCGAAAGGTGATATGGCATCGTTTGAGATATTTTTTGGCGTTTTCAGCCCTGCGTGGTTCAATTGGGCAATGACCACTGCACCATGATCATGGCACTTCTCAGCAATTGCCTTCAATCCTTCCTTATGACCGTCAGACCATATTCCCAGCTGGGTATTGACTAAACGTCCTTCCGGTTTCACAGTGAGCGCTTCAATAATAATAAGGCCTGTACCACCCCTCGCCCTTGCTTCATAGTGCCTGACATGATCTTCTGTCACAAGCCCGTCACTCCCTGACCATCCAAAACAAACCATGGGCGGCATCACTATCCTGTTTTTTATGCTGAAATTCCTCAAGGTGTATTCTGAAAACAACTTACTCGTGTCCAAACGTTTTTCATCCATAATCACAGCCCCTTTCTCCTCTGTAAATACTTTGTATATGCGTTGATGCGTTGATGCGTGTATGCGGGAAAACCCTGTGGAGAAAGGTTTTCCGACTCATTGTATCGGTTTTTCCCTGCCTCACGGCCTGACAGCCTATGGCCGCATACCCTGTATTGCTCATTCCTTGGCGCCCTCGGCGGGCCGAGGGGGGGTGGCTTCTCAGATGGTTTCAATCCACGCCTCCGCGCGGGGGGCGACTCGGCTTACCGGTCTGGTGGACTTGGGTGGTGAGTTTCAATCCACGCCCCCGCGCGGGGGGCGACTGCGGAGGCCATAGAGCTTTTCC
This genomic stretch from Atribacteraceae bacterium harbors:
- a CDS encoding NADH:flavin oxidoreductase, with amino-acid sequence MDEKRLDTSKLFSEYTLRNFSIKNRIVMPPMVCFGWSGSDGLVTEDHVRHYEARARGGTGLIIIEALTVKPEGRLVNTQLGIWSDGHKEGLKAIAEKCHDHGAVVIAQLNHAGLKTPKNISNDAISPFEYRNSNTSARTMTLEEIDRTREEFIRSAERIHEAGLDGVEIHGVHGYLLSQFASSVLNHRKDGYGGSINARMRLACEIVQGIRSRVGDHFIIGYRMGGNEPSLDDGLNIGRTLEACGVDILHVSSGFSDDTAPPVPDGFPYNWIVYCGTEIRKTVNVPVIVVNGIRTASQALYLLDNGRADFTAVGRGLLTDPEWANKARSGQDVNPCLECHRCHWFKNGKDCPALKQ